A stretch of the Stigmatella aurantiaca genome encodes the following:
- a CDS encoding YHS domain-containing protein, with protein sequence MKGVQSRHLDPVCGRQVEGPDGRPSSEYKKRRYFFCSERCRSTFEKQAERFRLNDLARAGALLTPGRVRWGIS encoded by the coding sequence ATGAAGGGCGTGCAGAGCCGTCATCTGGATCCAGTCTGTGGCCGGCAGGTGGAGGGGCCCGACGGGCGTCCGTCGTCGGAGTACAAGAAGCGCCGGTACTTCTTCTGCTCGGAGCGGTGCCGCTCGACGTTCGAGAAGCAGGCGGAGCGCTTCCGGCTGAACGACCTGGCGCGCGCCGGGGCGCTGCTGACGCCCGGGCGGGTGCGCTGGGGCATCTCCTGA
- the recJ gene encoding single-stranded-DNA-specific exonuclease RecJ, with translation MRWLLPDAVDQQVASLARELGLHPLAARILLHRGYRTPEAASAFLSDKLADLPDPFLLKGMTTAVERITRALRGGEKITLYGDYDVDGVCSTSLLTLFLRELGARPSTYIPHRMGEGYGLNLQAMDRIAADGTRLLVTLDCGITSVAEVARARELGMDVVIVDHHTVPEVMPLAVAVLNPHQPGCDYPTKTLCAAGVAFNLCMGLRKHLREAGFFATRKEPLLKGLMDLVALATVADVVPLTGANRILVAHGLQELTAARRPGVRALKEVAGVEPEAPVTAGQVGFRLGPRINAAGRLHDASLGLQLLTSESLEEARRLAGVLDRANAERQGIESSILSEALKQAEGLSHARGFVLYAEGWHPGVIGIVASRVVERFHRPTVMVGVNEGIGKGSARSIEGFHLYDALHGCSDMLARFGGHKYAAGLTIEAGRLPAFREAFERVAFERLTPEDLIPRCRVDAVVMPHELDERAVESLQRLGPFGQGNPEPVLVMRKQLARPRVLPPKTGHGHAHLKLALVDAPGVDAIGFGMADRLSLVEGPVDLAFQVGMDTFRGQRRVSLKLKDLRIAA, from the coding sequence GTGCGGTGGCTGTTACCCGATGCAGTCGATCAGCAGGTGGCGTCACTGGCGCGAGAGCTGGGGTTGCACCCCCTGGCCGCGCGGATTCTGCTGCACCGGGGGTACCGCACGCCCGAGGCCGCCTCGGCCTTCCTCTCCGACAAGCTGGCGGATTTGCCGGACCCGTTCCTGCTCAAGGGCATGACCACCGCCGTCGAGCGCATCACCCGGGCCCTGCGGGGCGGTGAGAAAATCACCCTCTACGGGGACTATGACGTGGACGGGGTGTGCTCCACCTCGCTGCTCACGCTGTTCCTGAGGGAGCTGGGCGCCCGGCCCTCCACCTACATTCCGCACCGCATGGGGGAGGGGTACGGGCTCAACCTCCAGGCCATGGACCGCATCGCCGCGGATGGGACGCGGCTGCTCGTCACCCTGGACTGCGGCATCACCTCCGTGGCGGAGGTGGCCCGGGCCCGGGAGCTGGGCATGGACGTGGTCATCGTGGACCACCACACGGTGCCCGAGGTGATGCCGCTCGCGGTGGCCGTGCTCAACCCGCACCAGCCCGGCTGCGACTACCCCACCAAGACGCTGTGCGCCGCCGGGGTGGCCTTCAACCTGTGCATGGGGCTGCGCAAGCACCTGCGCGAGGCGGGGTTCTTCGCCACCCGCAAGGAGCCCCTCCTCAAGGGGTTGATGGACCTGGTGGCGCTGGCCACCGTGGCGGATGTGGTGCCGCTCACCGGCGCCAACCGCATCCTCGTGGCCCATGGCCTCCAGGAGCTCACCGCCGCGCGCCGCCCGGGGGTCCGCGCCCTCAAGGAGGTGGCGGGCGTGGAGCCGGAGGCTCCCGTGACGGCCGGCCAGGTGGGCTTCCGCCTGGGGCCCCGCATCAACGCCGCGGGCCGCCTGCACGACGCGTCGCTCGGGCTGCAGCTCCTCACCTCCGAGTCTCTGGAGGAGGCGCGGCGGCTGGCCGGGGTTTTGGACCGCGCCAACGCCGAGCGCCAGGGCATCGAGAGCTCCATCCTGTCCGAGGCGCTCAAGCAGGCCGAGGGCCTCTCGCACGCGCGGGGCTTCGTGCTCTACGCGGAGGGGTGGCACCCGGGCGTCATTGGCATCGTCGCCTCGCGGGTGGTGGAGCGCTTCCACCGGCCCACCGTCATGGTCGGGGTGAACGAGGGGATTGGAAAGGGCTCGGCGCGCAGCATCGAGGGCTTCCACCTCTATGACGCGCTCCACGGCTGCTCGGACATGCTGGCGCGCTTCGGCGGCCACAAGTACGCGGCCGGGCTCACCATCGAGGCAGGGCGGTTGCCGGCCTTTCGCGAGGCCTTCGAGCGCGTGGCCTTCGAGCGCCTCACGCCGGAGGACCTGATTCCCCGGTGCCGGGTGGATGCGGTGGTGATGCCGCACGAGCTGGACGAGCGCGCGGTGGAGTCACTTCAGCGGCTGGGCCCCTTCGGACAGGGCAACCCCGAGCCGGTGCTGGTGATGCGCAAGCAGCTCGCGCGCCCCCGGGTGCTGCCGCCCAAGACGGGCCACGGCCACGCTCACCTCAAGCTGGCGCTCGTGGATGCGCCCGGCGTGGATGCCATCGGCTTCGGCATGGCGGACCGGCTGTCCCTCGTGGAAGGGCCGGTGGACCTGGCCTTCCAGGTGGGCATGGACACCTTCCGCGGGCAGCGGCGCGTGTCCTTGAAGCTCAAGGACCTGCGCATCGCCGCCTGA
- a CDS encoding outer membrane beta-barrel protein, which produces MVAKGLKVLGLMMVLGTAGTAAAQEGPQGRVKVFLKGGLGDYTGDIGESVKMGPTWGLTLNVQPLRFLGFEVGYEGGRNTIGTDELDLALTRHGGSALVKLGLPVLEAVKPFVGVGIGISRISVGGDLLQRGDYVSDTVKELPLVAGIEFNTGSLTAGARATYRPFLDQNIREQVEDPSGGYFDFAITLGARF; this is translated from the coding sequence ATGGTTGCGAAGGGCCTCAAGGTGCTGGGACTCATGATGGTGCTGGGCACGGCGGGCACGGCCGCCGCTCAGGAAGGGCCCCAGGGCCGGGTGAAGGTGTTCCTCAAGGGCGGTCTGGGGGACTACACCGGCGACATCGGCGAGAGCGTGAAGATGGGCCCCACCTGGGGACTGACGCTGAACGTGCAGCCGCTGCGCTTCCTCGGCTTCGAGGTGGGCTACGAGGGTGGCCGCAACACCATCGGCACGGACGAACTCGACCTGGCCCTCACGCGCCACGGCGGCAGCGCCCTGGTGAAGCTGGGCCTTCCGGTCCTGGAGGCCGTGAAGCCCTTCGTGGGCGTGGGCATCGGCATCTCGCGCATCTCCGTGGGCGGCGATCTGCTCCAGCGCGGGGACTACGTCTCGGACACGGTGAAGGAGCTGCCCCTGGTGGCCGGCATCGAGTTCAACACCGGCTCGCTCACCGCGGGCGCCCGCGCCACCTACCGGCCGTTCCTGGACCAGAACATCCGCGAGCAGGTGGAGGACCCGAGCGGCGGCTACTTCGACTTCGCCATCACTCTGGGAGCCCGCTTCTAG
- a CDS encoding phospholipase D-like domain-containing protein, whose product MPSLRNAPELGLPSPQGLIHDIAEQAFSRASGAPLVAGNDVRVLLDGQENYPAWLAAIREAQRTIFFENYIIEDDEVGRSFAEALAERARAGVKVRLIRDWLGSLGGASNRFWRELEAAGVEVRCFNPPRFSSPLGWLSRDHRKMISIDGRIGFVTGLCVSRRWLGEPSRPLSAWRDTGLELRGPAIGCLERAFAQVWRETGAPLPPALFTEPSTIPLAGDVSLRIVADEPNSTGLFRLDQIIAAAARRTLWLTDAYFVGFAPYVQALRAAARDGVDVRLLVPSTSDIPLISPFSRAGYRPLLEAGVRVFEWNGTMIHAKTGVADGRWARIGSSNLNLASFVGNYELDAAIDDERVARELEDIYEEDLANSTEITLTARKRVRPLRPRHVPAAPPGSRSSLGAVRFANAVGVAAAASTRTLGAVESSIMLGLALILLAIAAVAVLWPIVMAYSIAAVVGWLSLTLFLRIYRNTRQRELEPPGNARSGLPE is encoded by the coding sequence ATGCCGTCATTGCGTAACGCGCCGGAGCTGGGCCTGCCTTCGCCCCAGGGGCTCATCCACGACATCGCCGAGCAGGCTTTCTCCCGCGCTTCGGGGGCGCCGCTCGTCGCGGGCAATGACGTCCGGGTGCTGCTGGATGGCCAGGAGAACTATCCGGCCTGGCTCGCGGCCATCCGGGAGGCCCAGCGGACGATCTTCTTCGAGAACTACATCATCGAGGACGACGAGGTGGGCAGGTCCTTCGCGGAGGCGCTCGCGGAGCGCGCGCGGGCGGGCGTGAAGGTGCGGCTCATCCGCGACTGGCTGGGCTCGCTGGGAGGGGCCTCGAACCGGTTCTGGAGAGAGCTCGAGGCCGCGGGGGTGGAGGTGCGGTGTTTCAACCCGCCGCGGTTCTCCAGCCCGCTGGGGTGGCTGAGCCGCGACCACCGCAAGATGATCTCCATCGACGGGCGGATCGGCTTCGTGACGGGGCTGTGTGTCAGCCGGCGCTGGCTGGGAGAGCCCTCGCGCCCGCTGTCCGCGTGGCGTGACACGGGGCTCGAACTCCGGGGGCCCGCCATCGGGTGTCTGGAGCGCGCCTTCGCGCAGGTCTGGCGGGAGACCGGGGCGCCCTTACCCCCTGCGCTGTTCACGGAGCCCAGCACCATTCCCCTGGCCGGGGACGTTTCCCTGCGCATCGTGGCGGACGAGCCCAACTCGACGGGCCTGTTCCGGCTGGACCAGATCATCGCCGCGGCGGCCCGGCGGACGCTCTGGCTCACGGATGCCTATTTCGTGGGCTTCGCCCCGTACGTCCAGGCGCTGCGCGCGGCGGCGCGGGATGGCGTCGATGTGCGGCTGCTGGTGCCGAGCACCTCGGACATTCCCCTCATCAGCCCCTTCTCGCGGGCCGGGTACCGGCCGTTGCTGGAGGCGGGCGTCCGGGTGTTCGAGTGGAACGGCACCATGATTCACGCGAAGACCGGCGTCGCGGATGGCCGGTGGGCGCGCATCGGCTCCTCGAACCTGAACCTCGCCAGCTTCGTTGGCAACTATGAGCTGGACGCGGCCATCGACGATGAGCGGGTGGCGCGGGAGCTGGAGGACATCTACGAGGAGGACCTCGCGAACAGCACGGAGATCACCCTCACGGCCCGCAAGCGGGTGAGGCCCTTGCGGCCGCGGCACGTGCCGGCCGCTCCGCCCGGGTCCCGCTCGTCCCTGGGCGCGGTCCGCTTCGCGAACGCCGTCGGGGTGGCCGCGGCGGCCAGCACCCGGACGCTCGGCGCCGTGGAGAGCAGCATCATGCTGGGCCTGGCGCTCATCCTGCTGGCCATCGCGGCGGTTGCCGTCCTGTGGCCCATCGTGATGGCCTACTCGATCGCGGCGGTGGTGGGGTGGCTCTCGCTCACGCTGTTCCTGCGCATCTACCGCAACACCCGGCAGCGTGAGCTCGAGCCCCCCGGCAACGCTAGAAGCGGGCTCCCAGAGTGA
- a CDS encoding bifunctional acetate--CoA ligase family protein/GNAT family N-acetyltransferase: MSARPPVEPTYDLLHQQARHPLDALFAPRSVAVIGASERQGSVGRTLLWNLISNPFGGTVYPVNPKRSNVLGIRTWPSISAIPEPVDLAVIGTPAPTVPGVIRECAEAGVKGAIIISAGFKETGVEGALLEQEVLREARRGRMRIIGPNCLGLMRPTTGLNATFAGAMARPGNVAFISQSGALLTAILDWSQRETVGFSAFVSLGSMLDVGWGDLIDYLGNDPRTRSILLYMESIGDARAFLSAAREVALQKPIIVIKAGRTEQAAKAAASHTGTLAGSDEVLTAAFRRAGVLRVDSIADLFYMAEVLAKQPRPEGRRLTIVTNAGGPGVLATDALVSGGGELAKPSEKTLSALNGLLPPQWSHGNPVDILGDADPGRYAKALEVAGADENSDGLLVILTPQDMTEPTQTADRLKPYARLGKPVLASWMGGSEVAAGERILNDAGIPTFGYPDTAARIFNYMWRYSYYLSALYETPTLAEEPTGNARERVRALIDAARADGRTLLTEYESKQLLAAYGIPSVETRLASTEDEAVAQAEALGYPVVVKLHSRTIMHKTDVGGVRLNLASAEQVREAFSGIQRALTERGQAEAFHGVTVQPMVRLDGYELIVGSSLDAQFGPVLLFGAGGILVEVFQDRALGLPPLNTTLARRLMERTLIYKALQGVRGRPPVNMAALETLLVRFSKLVVEQRLLKEVDINPLLASAGQPVALDARVVLHAPGVQESELPPLAIHPYPSQYEGRLRTKDGTELIVRPIRPEDEPKMEAFHRALSEQSVFMRYAGMMRLDQRVAHERLARICFIDYAREIALLAIHPTPEGDEIVGVGRLTRLQGTGDGEFAMLISDRMQYQGLGSEMLQRLVDIGREWGLERIVADILSRNRPMQRVCKKLGFDIIADPDPTEEMVRAVKVLI, encoded by the coding sequence ATGTCTGCCCGCCCGCCCGTAGAGCCCACGTACGACCTGCTGCACCAGCAGGCCCGTCATCCGCTCGATGCCCTCTTCGCGCCCCGAAGCGTGGCCGTCATCGGCGCCAGCGAGCGCCAGGGCAGCGTGGGCCGCACCTTGCTGTGGAACCTCATCAGCAATCCCTTCGGCGGGACCGTGTATCCGGTCAATCCGAAGCGCAGCAATGTCCTGGGCATCCGGACCTGGCCGTCCATCTCCGCCATCCCGGAGCCGGTGGACCTGGCCGTCATCGGCACCCCCGCCCCCACGGTGCCGGGGGTCATCCGGGAGTGCGCCGAGGCTGGCGTCAAGGGCGCCATCATCATCTCCGCCGGCTTCAAGGAAACGGGCGTGGAGGGGGCGCTGCTGGAGCAGGAAGTGCTGCGCGAGGCCCGGCGGGGGCGCATGCGCATCATCGGCCCCAACTGTCTGGGATTGATGCGGCCCACCACCGGCCTCAACGCCACCTTCGCGGGCGCCATGGCCCGGCCCGGCAACGTGGCCTTCATCAGCCAGAGCGGCGCGCTGCTGACGGCCATCCTGGATTGGAGCCAGCGCGAAACGGTGGGCTTCAGCGCCTTCGTCTCCCTGGGCTCCATGCTCGACGTGGGCTGGGGAGACCTCATCGACTACCTGGGCAATGATCCGCGTACCCGCAGCATCCTGCTCTACATGGAGTCCATCGGCGATGCGCGCGCGTTTCTCTCGGCGGCCCGCGAGGTGGCGCTCCAGAAGCCCATCATCGTCATCAAGGCGGGCAGGACCGAGCAGGCCGCCAAGGCCGCCGCGTCCCACACCGGCACGCTCGCGGGCAGCGACGAGGTGCTCACCGCCGCCTTCCGCCGCGCGGGCGTGCTGCGCGTGGACAGCATCGCGGACCTCTTCTACATGGCCGAAGTGCTGGCCAAGCAGCCCCGGCCCGAGGGCCGACGGCTCACCATCGTCACCAACGCGGGCGGCCCGGGGGTGCTGGCCACGGATGCGCTCGTCTCCGGCGGGGGCGAGCTGGCCAAGCCCTCGGAGAAGACGCTCTCGGCCCTCAATGGCTTGCTGCCGCCACAGTGGAGCCATGGCAACCCCGTGGACATCCTGGGTGACGCGGATCCCGGGCGGTACGCGAAGGCGCTGGAGGTGGCCGGCGCGGACGAGAACAGCGACGGGCTGCTCGTCATCCTCACCCCGCAGGACATGACGGAGCCCACGCAGACGGCGGACCGGCTCAAACCCTATGCCCGCCTGGGCAAGCCGGTCCTCGCCAGTTGGATGGGCGGCTCGGAGGTCGCCGCCGGCGAGCGCATCCTCAACGACGCGGGCATCCCCACGTTCGGCTATCCCGACACGGCCGCCCGCATCTTCAATTACATGTGGCGCTACAGCTATTACCTCAGCGCCCTGTACGAGACGCCCACGCTGGCGGAGGAGCCCACGGGCAACGCCCGCGAGCGGGTCCGGGCGCTCATCGACGCCGCGCGGGCGGACGGACGCACGCTGCTCACGGAGTACGAGTCCAAGCAGTTGCTGGCCGCGTATGGCATCCCCTCGGTGGAGACGCGGCTGGCGTCCACGGAGGACGAGGCCGTGGCCCAGGCGGAGGCCCTGGGCTACCCGGTGGTGGTGAAGCTCCACTCGCGCACCATCATGCACAAGACGGACGTGGGCGGCGTGAGGCTGAACCTGGCGAGCGCGGAGCAGGTCCGCGAGGCGTTCTCCGGCATCCAGCGGGCGCTCACCGAGCGAGGCCAGGCGGAGGCCTTCCACGGCGTGACGGTGCAGCCCATGGTCCGGCTGGATGGGTATGAGCTCATCGTCGGCAGCAGCCTGGATGCGCAGTTCGGCCCCGTGCTGCTCTTCGGGGCGGGCGGCATCCTGGTGGAGGTGTTCCAGGACCGGGCCCTGGGCCTGCCGCCGCTGAACACCACCCTGGCGCGGCGGTTGATGGAGCGCACGCTCATCTACAAGGCCCTGCAAGGCGTCCGGGGGCGCCCGCCGGTGAACATGGCCGCGCTGGAGACCCTGCTGGTCCGCTTCAGCAAGCTCGTGGTGGAGCAGCGCCTCCTCAAGGAGGTGGACATCAACCCCCTGCTGGCCTCGGCCGGACAGCCGGTCGCCCTGGATGCGCGGGTGGTGCTGCACGCGCCCGGGGTGCAGGAGTCCGAGCTGCCCCCGCTGGCCATCCACCCCTACCCCTCCCAGTACGAGGGACGGCTGCGCACGAAGGACGGCACGGAACTCATCGTCCGGCCCATCCGCCCGGAGGACGAGCCCAAGATGGAGGCCTTCCATCGTGCCCTCTCGGAGCAGAGCGTCTTCATGCGCTACGCGGGGATGATGCGGCTGGACCAGCGCGTGGCCCACGAGCGGCTGGCGCGCATCTGCTTCATCGACTACGCGCGGGAGATTGCCCTGCTGGCCATCCACCCCACGCCCGAAGGGGACGAAATCGTCGGCGTGGGCCGGTTGACGCGCCTGCAGGGCACCGGGGATGGGGAGTTCGCCATGCTCATCAGCGACCGGATGCAGTACCAGGGGCTGGGCTCGGAGATGCTCCAGCGGCTCGTGGACATTGGCCGCGAGTGGGGGCTGGAGCGCATCGTCGCGGACATCCTGTCGCGCAACCGCCCCATGCAGCGCGTCTGCAAGAAGCTGGGCTTCGACATCATCGCGGACCCGGACCCCACGGAGGAGATGGTCCGGGCCGTGAAAGTCCTGATTTGA
- a CDS encoding DUF2845 domain-containing protein yields the protein MRSLVMALPVALCFLAPPSHAASLRCGTHIVSDGASREEVLARCGEPASKDTRNVAQETKTRTGKDESTKEVVYKTYEDWTYNFGTNRLMQVVTFEDGKLVQVQSTRHGY from the coding sequence ATGCGTTCCCTCGTGATGGCCCTCCCCGTAGCGCTCTGCTTCCTCGCTCCGCCCAGCCACGCAGCCTCGCTCCGGTGTGGCACCCACATCGTCTCGGACGGCGCGTCCCGGGAAGAAGTGCTGGCGCGGTGCGGTGAACCGGCCTCCAAGGACACCCGCAACGTGGCCCAGGAGACCAAGACCCGGACCGGCAAGGACGAATCCACCAAGGAGGTCGTCTACAAGACCTACGAGGACTGGACGTACAACTTCGGCACCAACCGGCTGATGCAGGTGGTGACGTTCGAGGACGGCAAGCTCGTGCAGGTCCAGAGCACCCGCCACGGTTACTGA